The nucleotide sequence ACTGCGCCGTGCACGAGCTGGACGACGCGGCCCGGGCCCGGGTGCTCGACCACGTGGTGGCCTTCCTCGACCGTGCCCTGGTCTCGATGCGCACCCGCGCCGAACAGGGCCGACCGGGGTATGTCCGGGTGTGGCAGAGCGGCTATGAGGCGCAGAATCGGCGCTCGCGAGCGGCCGTCGACTGGTTGCGCTGATCGGCCCTCTCGACGCTGATCGGCCTCGACTCAGCGTGCGGGCGGCTCGAACAGCGGGGGCTCGCTCGGTGGCGGTGGGGGCGGTGAGGACGGCGCCGGCGGTTCGGCGGGCGTCTCGGCCGTCGGCGGCGCGCTGGTGTGCCGCTGCTCGGCGAGCTTGTCGACGCCCTTGACCAGCTGTTCCTTGGCCTTGGCGACCTTGTCCGCGTACTTGCCGTCGGTCTTGGCGTCGACCTTCGCCGCCACCGTGTCCAGCCGGGACAGCACGGTGTCGCGCTTGTCGTGGGCCAGATCGCCGGCCTTGTGGACCGCGTCCTTGGCGGCCTTCTCGGCTGCCTCGGCCAGGTGCTGGGCCTTGGTCTGCAGGTCGTACTCCTCGGCCTTCTGCTTGGCCTTGTCCAGGAAGCTCATGGCCACCCTCACGTCTCGAAACCATCACTGCCGCAGATCGACAGTACGTCGGACGCCGATGATCGGCACCTCGGCATCGAGGGGGGACACGTCACATCACCTCGGTCGGCCGACCGGGGGACTACCGTCGGGTCCGCCATCCCCAGTCCCCGAGGAGGACCCATGACGCTGCCCTGCACGGCGCAGGACCTGGCCGAGCTCGCCGCGCAGGAGGAGCGTCTGGTCTTCCCCGGATTCGACCACGACACCGCGTGGGCGCTCGGAACCCACCTGGTGCAGGCCGCCCGGGCGGCTGCGCTGCCGGTGGTGGTCTCCATCTCGAGCGGTGGCCAGCGGCTGTTCCACGCGGCGTTGCCCGGCACCGTGCCGGACAACGACTCCTGGGTCGAGCGCAAGGTCCGCGTCGTCCTGCGGTTCGGCCACAGCTCGTTGTACGTCGGCACCCAGGCCCGGCTGGCCGGATCGACCTTCGAGGAGCGGACCGGCTTGCCGCCGGCCGACTATGCGGCCCACGGCGGCTCGTTCCCGATCACCGTCCGTGGCGTCGGAGTGGTCGGCGCGGTCACCGTCTCCGGCCTGCCCCAGGTCGAGGATCACGCCTTCGTGGTGGATCAGCTCACCCGGTTCCTGGCCGGCTGAGGCCGCTCGAGCCGCTCGTCAGGGGGTGGCCGGCGCTCGAAGACCGCCGACGATCCAGGTGACGAGTCGGTCGGCCAGGTGGGTGCCGGGGTCACTCGACAGGAACACCTCCACCCCCTGGCTGCCCAGGGCGGCGGTCGCCGCGAGGGTGGCCGCGTGCCGGACCATCAGCTCCTCGCGACTCAGATGCGGTAGTCGCGCGGCCAGCCGCTCGATCAGGTGCTGCTCCACCAGCGGCCGGACGGCGTCCGCCTGGGCCAGCAGCCCCGGCGCCCGTTCCGTCATGCCGCGATGGATGATCGTCCACAGCCGTGCCTCGCGGGGGTCGCGGCCCTGTGCCGGGAGGGCGGGGGTCAGCCAGACCCGCACCACGTCCTCCAGCGAGGCCTCATCAGGCAGCGCGTCCAGTCGGCGCTGCTGGATGGTGGTGGCCTCCTGCAGGAGAGCCCCGAACACCTCGGCGAGCAGCGCGTCCTTGGAGCCGAAGTGATAGCTGACCGAGGCCACGTTCGCGCCGGCCCGCTCGGTGATGTCGCGCAGCGTCGTACCGGCCTGACCTTGGATCAGGAGCAGGTCCTCGGCCGCCTCGCGCAGCCGGCTCACGGTGTCAGCCACAGCGTCATTGTGTCAGGTTTGCCTTTGGATTCAATCAACTGATTCAATCAACTGATTCAATCAATTGATTGAATCGACTGAATCTGACGAGGGAGTCCCCGATGTCTCGCTGGCTCGGCCGGATCGGTGCACTGACGGCGCGCCGTCCCTGGTGGACGGTCGTGACGTTCGTGCTGTCATTGCTGCTGCTCGGCGGGTTGACCGGAGCGGTCGGGGCCGGGTTCACCGACGAGGTCAGGCTGGGCGACACCGACTCGCAGCGCGCGGCAGACCTGCTCGCGGATCGGTTCCCGGCGGTGGCCGGCGACACCGCAACGCTGGTCTTCCACACCGGCGCAGCGGGCGGGGTCGAGGGGGCCGAGCCGAACTCGGCCATCCGCCGGTGCCTGGCGACGGTGGCCGGGCAGCCGGACGTCGCCACCGTGACGCCGCTGCAGGTCTCGCCGGACGGCACCACCGGCTTCGTCGAGGTGCTCTTCACCCGGACGGCAGCCGATCTCGACGAGGGGCACCTGCTGAGGCTGGAGCAGGGCGTCGACCCGTTGTCGGCGGCCGGGGTGGAGGCCAGCATGCGTGGCCCGGTGGTCGACCGTTGGCGGGATCGACCCACCCCGACCGGTGAGGTGATCGGCCTGCTGGCGGCGATCGTGCTGGTCACGTGGCTGTTCCGCTCGGTGGTCGCCACCCTGGTCACGGTGGGTGCCGCCCTGCTGGGCCTCGCCCTGGGCAACACCGTCCTGGCGCTGGTCTCCGGGTTCGTCGACGTGCCCACCGTGGCGCCCACCATCGCGATCATGCTCGGTCTCGGCGCCGGGGTGGACTACGCGCTCTTCCTGACGGCCCGGTTCCGAGAGCGGCTTCGGGCCGGTGACGACCCGACGTCCGCCGCTTCTCGCGCGACCGGCACCACCGGTTCTGCGGTGGTCACCGCCGGTGCGATCGTCGTGGTCTCGATCTGCGGGCTGTACGTCACCGGGATCACCGTCATCGGCCGGATGGGGCTGGCGGCGGCGATCGTGGTCGCCGTGGCAGCGCTGACCACGGTGACCCTGGTTCCGGCGCTGCTCCGGCTCGCGGGCCACCGTGTGCTGCCGCGCGCCGAGCGTGCCGGTGCGTCCGTCGAGGAGGGGCGCGAGGGTCGGCGGGCCCGGCGGCTGGCGGAGCGGGTGGCCCGGCGCCCGCTGCGGTGGGCGGTCGGCTCCACCGTGCTGTTGCTCGCGCTCGCGGCGCCGGCACTCGACCTGCGGCTCGGCCAGCCGGACGACTCGAACCGGCCGCTCGGCGACACCATGCGCACCGCCTACGAGCGGCTCGCGGACGGCTTCGGTGCGGGGACCAACGGGCCGCTGGTGATCGCGCTCGATCTGCGTGGTGTCGACGACGCCCCGGCCGTGGCCGCTCGCGTGGCCGACCGACTCGCGGTGGCTCCGGGCGTCGCGTCCGTGGCCCCGGCGCAGCTCAACCCGGCCCGGGACGCCGCCGTACTGGCCGTGGTGCCGCAGACGGCGCCGCAGGATGCGGCCACCTCGGACCTGGTCGACCGGATCCGCGGTGACGTCCTGCCCGCGGCCCTCTCGGGGACGGGCGGCAGGGGTCACGTGGGTGGTCAGACCGCCACCTTCGACGACTTGGCGAGCAAGGTGGCGGACAGCCTCGGCCTGCTGATCGGTGTGGTGGTGGCGCTCTCACTGGTCCTGCTGGCGTTCGCGTTCGGCTCGCTGGTGCTGCCGGTGGTGAGCGCGCTGCTCAACCTGCTGTCGATCGCGGCGGCGTACGGCGTGGTGACGCTGGCATTCCAGACCAGGCTCGGCGCCGGCGTGCTCGGAGTGGCCGAGCAGCCGATCGTCTCGTTCGTGCCGATGCTGATGTTCGCCATCCTGTTCGGGCTCAGCATGGACTACAACGTCTTTCTGCTCTCCGCCGTCCGAGAGCAACGGGCCGCCGGTCACGACGCCCGTGCCGCGGTGCCACGCGGTGTCGGGCGGACCGCGAGCCTGATCTCGGTGGCCGGCGCGATCATGACCCTGGTCTTTCTCGGCTTCACGTTCACCACCGAGACCGAGGTGAGGATGATCGGCCTCGGTCTGGCCACCGCCGTGCTGGTGGACGTCACGGTCGTGCGGCTGTTCCTCGCCCCCGCCGTGCTCGAACTGCTGGGTGAGAAGGCCTGGTGGATGCCGTCTCTGCTGCTCAGGGGCGGAATCCGGGCGCTGGACGCAGCTCGATGATCGAACGTGACCCGGCCGGGGTCACCGAGCCCACCTGTAACCCCGCGGACTCCGCCAGCTCGCCGAGTTGGGCCAGCGTGCGTTCGCGGCCGTTGAGGTAGCAGAGCATCCGTAGGTCGCCCTCGGTGTCGGTGGCGGTGGTCACGGCGTCATCGGTGTCGACGTGGTCGATGTGGTCGATGTGGTCGATCACGAACACCGCACCCGATCCGGTCCGGGACGTCGGGTCGGTGATCGTGGCGGCCTCGGCGCAGCGCTGCAGGATGCGCCGGGCGTGCGCGTCGTCCCAGTCGTGCAGCACGCCCGACAGCAGGTAGCCCCCTGCTCCGGCGGGCAGGGCATCGAAGAAGCTGCCCTCGCGCGCGACGGCCCGATCACGCAGGCCCGCGCTCTCGATGGCCGCGGTGGCCCGCGCGATCGGACCGGTCAGATCGACCACGGTTCCGCGCAGGCCCGCGTGCGCCCGCAGGATCGCGATCAGCAAGGTGCCGTCGCCCCCGCCGACATCGACGACGTGTTCCGTTGTGCCCCAGTCGAAAGCCGTGGCCACCACCGGCGCATAGGCCGCCAGCCGGCCGCCCATCAGGGCATCGAAGTCGGCCGAGCGGTGAGCGTCCGCCGCCAGGTCGTCCCAGAAACCGGCCCCGAACCGCTGCGGGAAGGCCGGCACACCGGTCCCGGATCGCCATGGGCGTCACCAGGTCGGCGGCGGCCCACAGCTCGCCACCCCACCGGGTCGATCGCTCGCTCATGGGCGCGATCCCTTCGATGTCATCGAGTCTGGCCGCGCCGGCCGGGCCACGACGGCCGGGCCACGACGAGGTACTCACCGTCGCCGAGGAAGGTCGTGACGAACACCGTGTCGAGGCCTACCGCAGCCAGATCCTCGAGCAGCTCGTCGCGGCGGAACGCCCACAGCGTCAACCGTTCCCGATGGGTGGTGACCGATTCGTCGTCCCCCAGTAGCGCGATCGCCACCTCGAGGTGGTGCGCGTCGTCCCAGGTCTCGCCCATGGTCCAGGCCCGGACGACGATCCCCGATCGGCCGTGTCGGTGCAGCAGTCGATCCTGGACGTCGACCCGGTAGCCCGCTGCCCGGACGTACTCCCAGTCGCGGGCGGCGACCGCGAGGACTCCGTCGGGCGAGAGCAGGTGGGCCATGGCGGCCAGCGCGGCACGTCGCGGCGCGCGACCGGGGGCGTGTGAGATCGAGTTGCCGACGCAGAACACTGCGTCGAACGGACCGGGCACGGCCAGTGCGGGCAGGTCGTCCCAGGTGCACACCGCGGTGGTCAGGTTCACCGCATGATCGGCGGCGAGCTCGCGGGTGCGGACGATCATGGCCGGGCTGGCATCGGTGGCCGTGACGTCGAAGCCGCCCAACGCCAGGCCCACGGCGAGCTGACCGGCGCCGGCAGCGCAGTCGAGCACCCGCCCGCGCTCGGAGATCAGTTCCGCTGCCGGGGCGTAGGCCGCCGCAGCGTCGCGGGGGTCGAGCAGGGCGTCCCGCACCAGCCAGTCGTAGACCTGCGCCAGCTCGGCATAGGGCACGGGCGCCGGCTCGGCGTCCGCCGACTCAGGCATCGTCATCCGCTCGCTCGCGGCCCATCGGGGCAGACATGACGATCACCGTAGGGCCGACCGCCCGAGCCCGCACCTGGCCCCGTGGACCAGATCCGCTGATCGACGTACGGTCGACCGCATGCTGCTCTCGTTGCCCGAAGAGGTCCTGTTGCTGCTGTTGCACGATGTCCGCGGCAAGCCCCTGGTCGACGGCAACGCCCTGAACGCCGCGCTGGCCGGCGCGGCGTTGGTCGAGTTGACCCTCGACGGTGCGCTGCGGCTCACCGGACCCGATGAGCCCGAGGTGAAGCCGGGTCGCCTGGTGGCGACCGGCCGTCCGCCGCAGGACCCGCGACTGGCCGCGATCATCGAACGGATGAACGGCAAGAAGCCCAAGGACGCCATCGGTGCGGCGATCTCGGCGGGGTGGCATCCGGCGCCGACGACGGGCCTGCGTCAGAGCCTGCTGCAGGACCTCGTGCAGAAGTGGTTGCTCACCGAGGAGAAGGGCACGGTCCTCGGCTTCATCCCCACCACCAGTTGGCCGCAAGGTCATCGGCGCGATGTCGAGGACGCGCTCGTGGCCCGGGTGCGCGAGGTCGTCGTGGCCGAGCAGGAACCGGATGCCCGGACCGCGGCGCTGGTCTCGCTGCTCAGCGCGGTCGATGCGTTGCCGAAGCTCTTCCCGGACCAGAACAAGAAGGCGGTGCGGCACCGCGGCAAGCAGGTCAGTGGGAGCAACCTGGCCGGAACCGCCGTCCGCGAGGCCCTGGAGGCGATCCAGGCCGCTCTGGCCGTGGCCGTCACGGTGGCGATCGGGTCGGCGATCATCTCCTCATGACCGCTGATCCGGGGCGGGTGAGGTGTCAGGCGGCGACGACCTGCCGCACCACCAGCCAGCTCGAGCCGGCGGCCACCACCAGGAAGCTCAGGTTCCAGATCACGCGCGGCACCGCGGTGAGCTGGGCGAGCACGGCCGGGTCGTCCCCGCGCGAGCCGGTTCGCATCACCGCGAGCACGTGCCGCCAGGCGCCGACGATCAGCACCAGCCCGGCCCCGATGAGCACCTGCTGCTGCACCTGGTCCGTGCGCCACCACCACAGCGAGGCAAGCCCGGCCACCGCGGCGAGCATCACGATCCCCGTGAAGGCCGAGCGGATCCGGATCACGGCGACGAGCACGATCACCAGCCCCACGGTGATCACCGGCGCCGACCACCCTCGCACGGCCGTCCACACCACGCCGGCCCCGACCAGCGCCGGGGCGGGGTAACCCGCCCAGGTGGTCGCCACCAGTCCGGGGCCGCGCGGCCGCCCGGAGGTCACCGCATGGCCGGACATGTCGCCGCGGACCACGAACCCGGTGAACCGGCGGCCCACGGCGAGGCCCACCATGGCGTGCCCGAGCTCGTGTACCAACGTCACCGCCACCCGCGCCAGGCGCCACAGCCCCGGCACGAACACCAGCGCCGCCGCGACCGTGACCACCACGGCCAGCGCCACGCCGTCCAGCGCGACCCCGTCCGAACCCGCGGCATGCCCGCCGGCCGCGACGGGCACCACCCGCTCGCGCACCTCATCGACCCAGTCCACGCCTGCCATCCGCGCGATCATCGCACCAGATTCGTCAGAACTGCTGTGCAGCGACCGAGAACCGGCTCGAGAAACCGGTGGTGACGAATCTGGTGCGACGGCGTCGGCCGGATCACCTCACGCGGCGGGTCTCATACGCCCAACGGGCGAGTTCGACCCGGTTGCGGGCCGCGAGCTTGGTCATCAGGGCGGCGATGTGGAACTTCACCGTGCCCAGGCTGATGTGCAGCACCTGGGCGATCTCGGCGTTCGTCTGTCCACGTGCCACGGCGAGCAACACGTCCTCCTCCCGACCGGTGAGCGGCTCGAGGGGTTGCGCCACAACGGTGGTCGGATGCTGGGCGACGAAGTCGGCGAGTAGGCGAGCCGTGACCGCGGGGTCGATCAGCGCATCACCCCGCGCCGCCGCGTGGACGGCCTGGATCAGTTGCTCGGGTGGGGCGCCCTTGAGCAGAAAGCCGTGTGCCCCCGCTCGCAGGGCCGCGTGGATGTACTCGTCGGTGTCGAACGTGGTGATCACCACCACGGGGATGGGGTCGTCGGCCTCCGGGCCGGCGATCCGTCGGGTGGCTTCGATGCCGTCGAGCAGCGGCATCCGGATGTCCAGCAGACACACGTCGGGGCGCAGTCGCCGCGCGAGCGCGACGGCCTCGCGGCCGTCGGCGGCCTGTCCGACCACCTCGATGTCGTCCTGGCTGCCCAGGATCGTGGCGAGCCCGGCCCGCACGATGCTCTGGTCGTCGGCGATGAGTATCCGGATCGTCATGCCGGGCTCCCGCTGCGGGCGATGACCGCCTGTACGCGCCAGCCGCCGTCCGGTTTCGGCCCTGCGCTCAGGGTGCCGCCGAGCAGCCGGGCTCGCTCGGCCATGCCGACCAGACCGAAACCCGTCGCGGTCAACCCCGAGCCCGGGGCGGCCACCCGGGTGCCGTCGTCCTCGATCGTCAGCTCGATCCGGGTCGGCCCGCCGGTCACCGTCACCTCGATGCGGGTGGCCTGGCGGGCGTGGCGCCGGGCGTTGGTGATGGACTCCTGGGCGATCCGGTACAGCGCAGCATCCACTCTCGGCGTGAGGTCGGTGAGGTCACCGTCGAGCCGGACGACGAGCCGCGGCGGCTGTGACGTCACCCCGTCGGTGGACCCGTCGGTGGCCAGCCGCGCGAGGTCGGCCACGCCGCGTGGTGGGGCCAGGCTCGGCTGGGTGTGGTGATCGCGCAGGGCACCGACCAGATCACGCATCTCGGTGAGGGTACGGGCCGCCTCGCGGTCGATCACCTCCAACGCCTGCGTGGCGTCGGCCAGGGCGCCGGAGCGCGCCAGGAAGAGCCCGGCCTGCGCCTGGATCGCGATCGCGGAGACGTGATGGGCCACCGTGTCGTGCAGCTCGCGCGCCAACTCCTCCCGTTCGTGCAGCCGGGCCTGCTCGACCAGGTGCTCCCGGGCGGCGCTGCGGAACCGCGCCGTGACCCCGGCCGCCGCCGTGCACGCCACCACGGCCACCCCGCCGAGGGCGTCGGTGACTCCGGTGCCGTCACTGGCGATGCTCGCCCCGACCCCCAGCCCGATGACGCCGAGGCCGAGCATGATCTCGCGGCCCGAACCCCACCGCCACAGTGCGTACAGCGGCACGAGCACCACGGCGCCGCTGTAGAGCACCACCGGTGGGGCGGCGGCGAGCAGCGCCGCGGCGTCCACGATGGCGAACCCGCCGAAGGCCAGGGCGATTGCGGCCAGGCGGTGAGAGCGCCGGATCACGACCGCGGTGGCCAGCAGGACGCCGAGCGTCGCGGCCGCCGGGGGCCAGGCCAGGTCGTGACGCACCAGGACCTCGATCGCGGTCACGATCAGCACCGCGGCAGCCAGCAGGACATCACACCGGGTGCGTGGGGGCGGGTTGGCCACGGCGGGCTCGCGCCACCACGCCACCGCTGCACGCCTCACGTTCTCAGCGTAGGCAGCAGCAGGCTCCGAGCGGGCCAGCCGATCGACCGGGTGTGACCGTGCCCGACCTGGCCGATCGGCCAGATCGAGTGTGGCCCCGGGACGGATGTGGCCCGTGGGCCGGCGACCGCAGGCTGGAGGGAGCGCACCGAGGCACAGTTCGCCCCGACCCGAGGAGATTTCGATGACCACTCAGCAGACATCGACACCCCACCGCACCCCGACCCTGCACGACAGTCGGATCGACACCAAGATCGTGCTCAGCGGCCTGTGGATCACCATGCTGTTCGTGTTCGCCTACGTCGACATCTTCGGCTTCTGGCGGGCCGATGTGATCCAGGGCGCGTTGGCCCGCGAGGTCCCGATCACGGGGTTCACGGTCGATCAGAGGTTCCTGGTGTTCACCACGCTGTACACGCTGATCCCGAGCCTGATGGTGGCGGTGTGCCTGATCGCCCCGGCACGCGCCAACCGGGTGGCCAACCTCGCCGTGAGTGCGCTGTACGCCGCATCGGTGATCGTCAACATGATCGGCGACAGCTGGATCTACTACCTGCTGGGCAGCGCTGTCGAGGTGGTGTTGCTGCTCGCCATCGCGCGCATCGCCTGGGCCTGGCCTCGCCATGCGGCGTGACCCCGCAGCGGCTGCGATCTCGACTGGCGTGTTGCCGGATTTGATGCGATGGTCTCGCCGGACCAGCACGCCCAGGCGCCGAGGTACGGAGCGAGCATGCAACCACCGGACGGCGCCCGCACCTTTCTCACCACAGGGGATGCCTACGACGCCTTCATGGGCCGCTACTCCGTGGCGCTGGCAACGGATTTCGCCGAGAGCAGCGGGGTCACCGCGGGCGAGCGCGCGCTCGACGTGGGCTGTGGCCCGGGGGCGTTGACCGCCGAGCTGGTCCGGCGGCTGGGTGCCGAGAGTGTGGCGAGCTGTGATCCGTCGCCGCCGTTCGTGCAGGTGTGCGCGACACGCAATCCAGGAGTGCCGGTGCGCCAGGGGCGCGCCGAGGAGCTGCCCTATGACGACGGGTCGTTCGAGGTGGCGCTGGCCCAGCTCGTGCTCCACTTCGTGAGCGATCCCTCCGCGGCCGGCGCGGAACTGATCCGGGTGCTGCGTCCGGGCGGGCGGGTCGCGGTCTGCGTGTGGGATTTCGAGCGAGGTATGCAGATGCTGCGGGCGTTCTGGGATGCCGCGCTCGCCCTCGATGCCAACGCGCCCGACGAGCTGCGGGTGATGCGTTTCGGTCGGGCGGCCGAGCTGGCGGAGTTCCTGACCGGGGCGGGATTCACCGACGTGGTCGAACAGGAACTGACCGTCGACTCGACCTATGCCGGCTTCGACGAGCTGTGGCGGGGCTTCCTCGCGGGGATCGGCCCGGCCGGAAGCTACTGCGTGGCGCTGCCCGAGACCCGGCAGGCCGACCTGCGGGCCGAGCTCTTCGAGCGGGTGGGCTCGCCGTCCGGAGCGTTCACGTTGCAGGCCACCGCTCGCGCGGCTGTCGGGACGCGCCCGGGCTGACTTGACTCTGACACCGTGTCAGGGGGGATAACCGACGCATGGTGTCCATCGGAGAGTTCGCTCGCCTCGGTCAGGTCACGGTGCGCATGCTGCGTCACTACGACCAGATCGGCCTGCTGACCCCTGACCGGGTCGACCCGGCGTCGGGGTACCGCAGCTACGCCGCCGACCAACTCGCCCGGCTGCACCGGATCGTCGCCCTGAAGGACCTCGGGTTCACCCTCGATGCGGTGCACCGGATGCTGGACGACGACCTGGCGGCCGAGGAGTTGCGCGGCATGTTGCGACTGCGGCAGATCGAGTTGGTCACCGAGCACGCTCAGGCGCAGGCGCGTCTGGCCGGGGTCGAGCACCGCCTCCGGCTGATCGAGAAGGAGAAGCAGATGTCGCAGGTCGAGTACGTCGTGAAGTCCCTGCCCGCCCGCACGGTCGCCGTCCGACCGGCGAGTGTCGGCTCGCCGGAAGAGATCGCCGGTGTGATGGGGCGGTTGTTCGGCGAGGTGGCGCAGGCGATCGGGGCCGCCGGCGGCCGACCCGAGAGCGCGTTGGCCACCTATTCCTCGGACGACGAGGGTGGCGTGAACATGCTGGTGGGCTTCGACTACGCGGGCGCCGAGGCACCGGGGTTCGAGGTGCACACGTTGCCCGCGATCGAGGCGGTGTGTGCGGTGCATCTGGGTGCCATGGACACCATCGGGGCGTCCTGGCAGGCGCTGTTCAGCTGGGTGGAGGCCCAGGGCTGGAAGCCCACCGGTCCGTGCCGCGAGATCTACCTGAAGGCATTCCCGTTGGACGACCAGTCCGGCTGGGTCACCGAGCTGCAGCAGCCCGTCACCCGCTGAGGCGCTCGGGTTCACCCGGGTGGGACTTCGTGGAGTTGACCACCGAAGTCGGTGGTCAACTCCACGAAGCTGTCACGGTCCAGGGCTCTTTCGTGGGGCGGAGGACGAGAACGGTCGAGGTGTCCAAGACCCCTCGGGACGGCCCGGTGGTCACAGCTGCGCATCCAGGAACTCGTCCAGGTCGGCCTGCAGCGCGGCGGGGTCGACTGGTGGCACGTGGCGTCGGCTGGCGATGAGCTCTGACGTGGGTCGGCTCGGCCGGGTCAGCGATAGGCCGAGCGCGTCCAGGGCGCGCAGGATGTGGGG is from Kineosporiaceae bacterium and encodes:
- a CDS encoding antitoxin produces the protein MSFLDKAKQKAEEYDLQTKAQHLAEAAEKAAKDAVHKAGDLAHDKRDTVLSRLDTVAAKVDAKTDGKYADKVAKAKEQLVKGVDKLAEQRHTSAPPTAETPAEPPAPSSPPPPPPSEPPLFEPPAR
- a CDS encoding heme-degrading domain-containing protein; this encodes MTLPCTAQDLAELAAQEERLVFPGFDHDTAWALGTHLVQAARAAALPVVVSISSGGQRLFHAALPGTVPDNDSWVERKVRVVLRFGHSSLYVGTQARLAGSTFEERTGLPPADYAAHGGSFPITVRGVGVVGAVTVSGLPQVEDHAFVVDQLTRFLAG
- a CDS encoding TetR/AcrR family transcriptional regulator yields the protein MADTVSRLREAAEDLLLIQGQAGTTLRDITERAGANVASVSYHFGSKDALLAEVFGALLQEATTIQQRRLDALPDEASLEDVVRVWLTPALPAQGRDPREARLWTIIHRGMTERAPGLLAQADAVRPLVEQHLIERLAARLPHLSREELMVRHAATLAATAALGSQGVEVFLSSDPGTHLADRLVTWIVGGLRAPATP
- a CDS encoding MMPL family transporter, which gives rise to MSRWLGRIGALTARRPWWTVVTFVLSLLLLGGLTGAVGAGFTDEVRLGDTDSQRAADLLADRFPAVAGDTATLVFHTGAAGGVEGAEPNSAIRRCLATVAGQPDVATVTPLQVSPDGTTGFVEVLFTRTAADLDEGHLLRLEQGVDPLSAAGVEASMRGPVVDRWRDRPTPTGEVIGLLAAIVLVTWLFRSVVATLVTVGAALLGLALGNTVLALVSGFVDVPTVAPTIAIMLGLGAGVDYALFLTARFRERLRAGDDPTSAASRATGTTGSAVVTAGAIVVVSICGLYVTGITVIGRMGLAAAIVVAVAALTTVTLVPALLRLAGHRVLPRAERAGASVEEGREGRRARRLAERVARRPLRWAVGSTVLLLALAAPALDLRLGQPDDSNRPLGDTMRTAYERLADGFGAGTNGPLVIALDLRGVDDAPAVAARVADRLAVAPGVASVAPAQLNPARDAAVLAVVPQTAPQDAATSDLVDRIRGDVLPAALSGTGGRGHVGGQTATFDDLASKVADSLGLLIGVVVALSLVLLAFAFGSLVLPVVSALLNLLSIAAAYGVVTLAFQTRLGAGVLGVAEQPIVSFVPMLMFAILFGLSMDYNVFLLSAVREQRAAGHDARAAVPRGVGRTASLISVAGAIMTLVFLGFTFTTETEVRMIGLGLATAVLVDVTVVRLFLAPAVLELLGEKAWWMPSLLLRGGIRALDAAR
- a CDS encoding class I SAM-dependent methyltransferase, producing the protein MTMPESADAEPAPVPYAELAQVYDWLVRDALLDPRDAAAAYAPAAELISERGRVLDCAAGAGQLAVGLALGGFDVTATDASPAMIVRTRELAADHAVNLTTAVCTWDDLPALAVPGPFDAVFCVGNSISHAPGRAPRRAALAAMAHLLSPDGVLAVAARDWEYVRAAGYRVDVQDRLLHRHGRSGIVVRAWTMGETWDDAHHLEVAIALLGDDESVTTHRERLTLWAFRRDELLEDLAAVGLDTVFVTTFLGDGEYLVVARPSWPGRRGQTR
- a CDS encoding GPP34 family phosphoprotein encodes the protein MLLSLPEEVLLLLLHDVRGKPLVDGNALNAALAGAALVELTLDGALRLTGPDEPEVKPGRLVATGRPPQDPRLAAIIERMNGKKPKDAIGAAISAGWHPAPTTGLRQSLLQDLVQKWLLTEEKGTVLGFIPTTSWPQGHRRDVEDALVARVREVVVAEQEPDARTAALVSLLSAVDALPKLFPDQNKKAVRHRGKQVSGSNLAGTAVREALEAIQAALAVAVTVAIGSAIISS
- a CDS encoding M50 family metallopeptidase, with product MAGVDWVDEVRERVVPVAAGGHAAGSDGVALDGVALAVVVTVAAALVFVPGLWRLARVAVTLVHELGHAMVGLAVGRRFTGFVVRGDMSGHAVTSGRPRGPGLVATTWAGYPAPALVGAGVVWTAVRGWSAPVITVGLVIVLVAVIRIRSAFTGIVMLAAVAGLASLWWWRTDQVQQQVLIGAGLVLIVGAWRHVLAVMRTGSRGDDPAVLAQLTAVPRVIWNLSFLVVAAGSSWLVVRQVVAA
- a CDS encoding response regulator transcription factor, which produces MTIRILIADDQSIVRAGLATILGSQDDIEVVGQAADGREAVALARRLRPDVCLLDIRMPLLDGIEATRRIAGPEADDPIPVVVITTFDTDEYIHAALRAGAHGFLLKGAPPEQLIQAVHAAARGDALIDPAVTARLLADFVAQHPTTVVAQPLEPLTGREEDVLLAVARGQTNAEIAQVLHISLGTVKFHIAALMTKLAARNRVELARWAYETRRVR
- a CDS encoding sensor histidine kinase; amino-acid sequence: MRRAAVAWWREPAVANPPPRTRCDVLLAAAVLIVTAIEVLVRHDLAWPPAAATLGVLLATAVVIRRSHRLAAIALAFGGFAIVDAAALLAAAPPVVLYSGAVVLVPLYALWRWGSGREIMLGLGVIGLGVGASIASDGTGVTDALGGVAVVACTAAAGVTARFRSAAREHLVEQARLHEREELARELHDTVAHHVSAIAIQAQAGLFLARSGALADATQALEVIDREAARTLTEMRDLVGALRDHHTQPSLAPPRGVADLARLATDGSTDGVTSQPPRLVVRLDGDLTDLTPRVDAALYRIAQESITNARRHARQATRIEVTVTGGPTRIELTIEDDGTRVAAPGSGLTATGFGLVGMAERARLLGGTLSAGPKPDGGWRVQAVIARSGSPA
- a CDS encoding methyltransferase domain-containing protein, giving the protein MQPPDGARTFLTTGDAYDAFMGRYSVALATDFAESSGVTAGERALDVGCGPGALTAELVRRLGAESVASCDPSPPFVQVCATRNPGVPVRQGRAEELPYDDGSFEVALAQLVLHFVSDPSAAGAELIRVLRPGGRVAVCVWDFERGMQMLRAFWDAALALDANAPDELRVMRFGRAAELAEFLTGAGFTDVVEQELTVDSTYAGFDELWRGFLAGIGPAGSYCVALPETRQADLRAELFERVGSPSGAFTLQATARAAVGTRPG
- a CDS encoding MerR family transcriptional regulator is translated as MVSIGEFARLGQVTVRMLRHYDQIGLLTPDRVDPASGYRSYAADQLARLHRIVALKDLGFTLDAVHRMLDDDLAAEELRGMLRLRQIELVTEHAQAQARLAGVEHRLRLIEKEKQMSQVEYVVKSLPARTVAVRPASVGSPEEIAGVMGRLFGEVAQAIGAAGGRPESALATYSSDDEGGVNMLVGFDYAGAEAPGFEVHTLPAIEAVCAVHLGAMDTIGASWQALFSWVEAQGWKPTGPCREIYLKAFPLDDQSGWVTELQQPVTR